A section of the Chryseobacterium ginsenosidimutans genome encodes:
- a CDS encoding OstA-like protein, which yields MRLILVLLVFISTFAFAQDQSKPLHKDPYFTPNTVPKKNAPPAEKVKHIHSDELRKDDKYEGNNYFTGNVQFSHQGSLLNADLVIVYEEQNFIKAIGNVKLQNADGSVITADEMEYDGNTQKGIARKNVVLTDPKGTVIKTETMYYDRVSNQAYYNTGGTINDGKSTTYAKSATYFLTTRTIDLSGRVKIEDAQYILEGDNVVQNQNTNVVNINGPTTITNKKDPKNRIITDKGNYNTNTKEAFLYKNSRVYYNDKILTGDEMYYNQLTGFGKATGNVTLDDPKERRWIKGGYGEIFEKKDSAMMTKNPYAVKALEKDSMYFAAEKILSFQRPDPTDIKVKKSFLRAFKKGRFYKSNASGRADSIAFNETDGVLHMFTEPILWSNGKQVSGDKVEAYFNTQKENIDSLKVLGNAFAISKVDSLDMKDEFNQVKGKLMTIYYGEDNNIKEAKVIGNAQAITYSDDVNEQTKEKERIGISLTSCGIIDAIFEEKMLFVVACNIGANSDTYPMSKIEPAKRKFSDFNWNTKDRILKWQDILVDTPNYEEIKYESDDALYNKAQEAIDKERAKEEAKKPKRTRR from the coding sequence TCCCAAGAAGAATGCGCCGCCTGCTGAAAAGGTGAAGCATATTCATTCTGATGAATTAAGAAAGGATGATAAATATGAAGGAAACAATTATTTCACAGGGAATGTTCAGTTTTCACATCAGGGTTCTTTGCTGAATGCAGATCTTGTCATTGTTTATGAAGAGCAAAACTTTATAAAAGCAATCGGAAATGTAAAGCTTCAGAATGCAGACGGTTCTGTAATCACTGCAGATGAAATGGAATATGACGGAAATACTCAGAAAGGAATTGCCAGAAAAAATGTAGTTCTTACTGATCCGAAAGGTACTGTTATTAAAACTGAAACAATGTATTATGACAGGGTTTCAAATCAGGCTTATTATAACACTGGAGGAACAATTAATGATGGTAAAAGCACAACATATGCAAAATCTGCAACATATTTTCTTACCACAAGGACAATAGATTTGAGCGGAAGAGTAAAAATTGAAGATGCCCAATATATTCTGGAAGGAGATAATGTTGTTCAGAATCAAAATACAAATGTTGTTAACATCAACGGGCCTACAACGATTACCAATAAAAAAGATCCTAAAAACCGCATCATTACAGATAAAGGGAATTATAATACAAATACTAAAGAAGCTTTTTTATATAAGAACTCGAGAGTATATTATAATGATAAGATTCTTACCGGTGACGAAATGTATTATAATCAGTTGACAGGTTTTGGAAAAGCAACGGGTAATGTAACATTGGATGATCCTAAAGAAAGAAGATGGATAAAAGGTGGTTACGGAGAAATTTTTGAAAAGAAAGATTCTGCAATGATGACCAAAAATCCGTATGCCGTAAAAGCTTTAGAGAAAGATTCTATGTATTTTGCAGCAGAAAAAATTCTTTCTTTCCAAAGACCGGATCCAACAGATATTAAAGTTAAAAAAAGTTTTCTCAGAGCCTTCAAAAAAGGTAGATTTTATAAATCTAATGCATCGGGAAGAGCAGATTCTATTGCTTTCAATGAAACGGACGGCGTTCTTCATATGTTCACAGAGCCCATCCTTTGGAGTAACGGAAAGCAGGTAAGCGGAGACAAAGTTGAAGCTTATTTTAATACCCAAAAAGAAAATATTGATTCTTTAAAAGTCCTTGGAAATGCTTTTGCTATCAGCAAAGTCGATTCTCTGGATATGAAAGATGAATTCAACCAGGTAAAGGGTAAGTTAATGACCATTTATTATGGAGAAGATAACAATATAAAAGAGGCAAAAGTAATCGGAAATGCTCAGGCTATTACGTATTCCGACGATGTGAACGAGCAGACGAAAGAAAAAGAGAGAATAGGTATTTCTCTGACTTCTTGCGGAATTATTGATGCTATTTTCGAGGAAAAGATGTTATTTGTTGTAGCCTGTAATATTGGCGCCAATTCAGATACCTATCCGATGAGCAAAATAGAGCCTGCAAAACGAAAATTTTCCGATTTTAACTGGAATACAAAAGACAGGATTTTAAAATGGCAGGATATTCTTGTTGACACGCCGAATTATGAAGAAATAAAGTACGAGTCTGATGATGCTTTGTATAACAAGGCTCAGGAAGCAATTGATAAAGAAAGAGCTAAAGAAGAAGCCAAAAAGCCTAAACGGACAAGAAGGTAA
- a CDS encoding aspartate aminotransferase family protein — MQKDFFTYQAQTTKFAAGFEVEKAEGSYIYGADGKKYLDFVAGVSANTLGHSHPKIVNAIKEQAEKYLHVMVYGEYAQEKPVALCKLLAEATPDPLEITYLVNSGAEAIDGSLKLAKRYTGREEIVSFKDSYHGNTHGALSVSGNEVHKREFRPLLPMVSFIEFNNENDFDKITEKTACVILETIQGAAGFLVPKDDYLIKLKKRCEEVGALLILDEIQPGFGRTGKLFSFEHFGIIPDILVMGKGMGGGVPVGAFMSSREIMETLSHSPKLGHITTFGGNPLIAASSHATLKEVLESGLMDEVDEKEKLYRELLVHPRIKNINGKGLMLAVNLGSPEYTLDVAKRCMEEGLVVFWQLYRNEYLRISPPLTISKEEIKEGCEIILKVLNNE; from the coding sequence ATGCAAAAAGATTTTTTTACATATCAGGCACAGACTACGAAGTTTGCGGCAGGCTTTGAAGTTGAAAAAGCAGAAGGAAGCTATATTTACGGAGCAGATGGGAAAAAATATCTGGATTTTGTAGCTGGGGTTTCGGCAAATACTTTGGGGCATTCTCATCCAAAAATTGTAAATGCAATTAAAGAACAGGCGGAAAAGTATCTTCATGTAATGGTTTATGGTGAATATGCTCAGGAAAAACCAGTGGCTTTGTGCAAATTATTGGCTGAAGCAACTCCAGATCCTTTAGAGATTACATATCTGGTTAACAGTGGAGCAGAAGCAATTGACGGAAGCTTAAAATTAGCAAAAAGATATACGGGAAGAGAAGAGATCGTTTCTTTTAAAGATTCTTATCACGGAAATACTCACGGTGCTTTAAGTGTTTCAGGGAATGAAGTCCATAAAAGAGAATTTCGCCCACTGTTACCAATGGTTTCCTTTATTGAATTTAATAATGAAAATGACTTTGATAAAATTACAGAAAAGACAGCCTGTGTTATCTTAGAAACCATTCAGGGTGCAGCGGGATTTTTGGTGCCGAAAGATGATTATTTAATTAAATTGAAGAAAAGATGCGAGGAAGTCGGGGCACTTTTAATTCTTGACGAAATTCAGCCCGGGTTCGGAAGAACAGGAAAATTATTCTCTTTTGAGCATTTCGGAATCATTCCTGATATTTTGGTAATGGGCAAAGGAATGGGAGGCGGAGTGCCGGTTGGTGCTTTTATGAGCTCTCGAGAGATTATGGAAACTTTATCACATTCCCCGAAATTAGGTCACATTACTACTTTTGGCGGAAACCCTTTGATTGCAGCTTCAAGTCATGCTACCTTAAAAGAAGTTCTGGAAAGTGGTTTAATGGATGAGGTTGATGAAAAAGAAAAGCTATACAGAGAACTTTTAGTTCATCCGAGAATTAAAAATATTAATGGTAAAGGTTTAATGTTAGCAGTAAATCTAGGTTCTCCCGAATATACTTTGGATGTTGCCAAAAGATGTATGGAAGAAGGATTGGTTGTTTTCTGGCAATTATATAGAAATGAATATCTTAGAATTTCTCCGCCACTTACCATTTCAAAAGAAGAAATAAAAGAAGGTTGCGAAATTATTCTTAAGGTATTGAATAATGAATAG
- a CDS encoding START-like domain-containing protein — MAKHKVHYEFPMHCLSEILYEYLATAEGLSEWFADEVTEKGDDFFFSWGGGPAERATLIRYKPEGFVRFRWEEDEGTKHFFEMTITIDDITEDLALNITDFCEEGDEEENAMYWENLIENLRIKLGAA; from the coding sequence ATGGCGAAACATAAAGTCCATTACGAATTTCCAATGCACTGTTTATCAGAGATTTTATATGAATATCTGGCTACTGCAGAAGGATTATCTGAATGGTTTGCAGATGAGGTAACAGAGAAAGGTGATGACTTCTTTTTCAGTTGGGGAGGAGGACCTGCTGAAAGAGCCACTTTAATTAGATATAAGCCAGAAGGTTTTGTTCGTTTCAGATGGGAAGAGGATGAAGGAACTAAACATTTCTTTGAAATGACTATCACAATTGATGATATTACTGAAGATTTGGCATTAAACATTACAGACTTCTGTGAAGAAGGTGATGAAGAAGAAAATGCAATGTATTGGGAGAATCTTATCGAAAATCTTAGAATAAAATTAGGTGCTGCTTAA
- a CDS encoding aminotransferase class IV, translating to MENQYFTSDELNVKNRAFLLGDAVKVSFFIRNAKLIMDEECYFFLMASMRKMRMNIPLSYTLEFFQSLFQKNVIEEKGVENGIINFHVFRNSDGITLSKSSISYFYEVVQLHDVISVHERSLELDLIKEINVNNNLLSNIRVHSPENIYGEIYAQENDLDDVILLNPNKRIARTTSGNLLFLDGNVIKVPKQTEGAYISPLMENFITFLHKNNLADIQEHEIIAFESQKSEEILLISDEKGIFSIGKIRNKTFGNTRFLEFVESWKGSL from the coding sequence TTGGAAAATCAATATTTTACATCAGACGAGCTAAATGTAAAGAACAGAGCATTTCTTTTAGGCGATGCTGTGAAGGTTTCTTTCTTTATCAGAAATGCTAAATTAATCATGGATGAAGAATGTTATTTCTTCCTGATGGCTTCCATGAGAAAAATGAGGATGAATATTCCTTTGTCTTATACATTGGAGTTTTTCCAGTCTCTTTTTCAAAAAAATGTTATTGAAGAAAAAGGAGTTGAAAACGGGATTATCAATTTCCATGTTTTTAGAAATTCGGATGGTATTACATTGTCAAAGTCATCGATTTCGTATTTTTATGAGGTTGTACAATTACATGATGTCATTTCAGTTCATGAAAGATCTTTAGAATTGGATTTAATCAAGGAGATCAATGTAAATAACAACCTTTTAAGTAATATCCGTGTTCACAGTCCTGAAAATATTTATGGCGAGATTTACGCACAGGAAAACGATCTTGATGATGTTATTCTTTTGAATCCTAATAAAAGAATTGCCCGTACAACTTCCGGTAATCTTTTGTTTTTGGATGGCAATGTCATTAAAGTTCCAAAACAGACTGAAGGTGCCTACATTTCTCCTTTAATGGAAAATTTCATTACTTTTTTGCATAAAAATAATCTTGCAGATATACAGGAACATGAGATTATTGCTTTTGAATCTCAAAAATCAGAAGAAATTTTGTTGATTTCTGATGAAAAAGGGATATTTTCTATAGGTAAAATAAGAAATAAAACTTTCGGAAACACCCGCTTTTTAGAATTTGTAGAAAGCTGGAAAGGGAGTTTATAA
- a CDS encoding YqgE/AlgH family protein: MNYSYKGKILISTPDISGDIFSRSVVLIIEHNEQGAFGLILNKKNSQMSSKFKNFFDFKIEVYDGGPVENDRVFFIVKGKNVSETFTEITNEFYLTEDIENIISSVLSGDLDINDVKIFSGYSGWTALQLDDEVQKKVWTVVDVYNLDYTLPNDQTLWKSIMQNLGGEYLLWANSPEDISLN, translated from the coding sequence ATGAATTACTCATACAAAGGTAAAATATTAATTTCCACACCTGACATTTCCGGTGATATTTTTTCCAGATCGGTAGTCCTGATTATTGAACATAATGAGCAGGGCGCATTTGGTTTGATCTTAAATAAAAAGAACAGCCAGATGAGTAGTAAATTCAAAAATTTCTTTGATTTTAAGATAGAAGTCTATGACGGCGGACCGGTAGAAAATGACAGGGTTTTCTTCATTGTGAAAGGAAAGAATGTATCGGAAACTTTTACAGAGATTACCAACGAGTTTTATTTAACGGAGGATATAGAAAATATCATAAGCTCTGTCCTAAGTGGTGATCTGGATATTAATGATGTCAAAATATTTTCAGGATATTCTGGTTGGACAGCGCTGCAGCTTGATGATGAAGTTCAGAAAAAAGTATGGACAGTTGTAGATGTTTACAATCTTGATTACACCCTGCCAAATGATCAAACACTATGGAAATCAATCATGCAAAATCTTGGCGGAGAGTATCTATTATGGGCAAATTCTCCTGAAGATATTTCTTTAAACTAG
- the pdxH gene encoding pyridoxamine 5'-phosphate oxidase produces the protein MENLHDKRKVYEKSQLIESEIKQNPIEQFRDWFLEASENPNISEANAMAVSTVEEDGCPRTRMVLLKEYTFEGFIFYTNYDSRKGKSIENTHKACLHFFWPNLERQIIIKANLERIAENLSDGYFHSRPKGSQLGAVVSPQSQEIPNKEYLEQKLKQLEKEYENSEIPRPENWGGYIAKPYEIEFWQGRPNRLHDRIIYQLIDDLDWKISRLAP, from the coding sequence ATGGAAAACCTGCACGATAAAAGAAAAGTTTATGAGAAATCCCAACTTATTGAAAGTGAGATAAAACAAAATCCGATCGAGCAGTTCCGTGATTGGTTTCTGGAAGCCAGTGAAAACCCTAACATCTCAGAAGCTAATGCTATGGCCGTTTCTACAGTGGAAGAAGACGGCTGTCCGCGTACGAGAATGGTTTTACTGAAAGAATATACCTTCGAAGGATTTATTTTTTATACCAATTATGACAGTAGAAAAGGGAAATCAATAGAAAACACACATAAAGCCTGTCTTCATTTTTTCTGGCCAAATTTGGAGCGTCAAATTATTATTAAAGCCAATTTAGAGCGTATTGCAGAGAACCTTAGTGATGGATATTTTCATTCAAGACCGAAAGGAAGTCAGCTTGGAGCTGTTGTTTCGCCGCAAAGTCAGGAAATCCCCAATAAAGAATATTTAGAACAAAAACTGAAACAATTGGAGAAGGAGTATGAAAACAGTGAAATTCCAAGACCTGAAAATTGGGGTGGCTATATTGCAAAACCTTATGAAATAGAATTTTGGCAGGGAAGACCCAACAGACTTCACGACAGAATTATCTATCAATTAATTGATGATCTGGATTGGAAAATCTCAAGATTAGCACCTTAA
- a CDS encoding HU family DNA-binding protein: MNKSELIDAIAKDAGITKVAAKAALESFIGNVTSTLKKKDGKVSLVGFGTFSVAERAARQGINPATKKPINIEAKTVAKFKAGADLSAAVATANTPVAAGKKKK, translated from the coding sequence ATGAACAAGTCTGAATTAATCGACGCAATCGCAAAAGATGCAGGAATTACTAAAGTTGCGGCTAAAGCTGCTTTAGAATCATTCATCGGTAATGTAACTTCTACTCTAAAGAAAAAAGACGGAAAAGTTTCTTTAGTAGGATTTGGTACTTTCTCAGTAGCTGAGAGAGCTGCAAGACAAGGTATCAACCCTGCAACTAAAAAGCCTATCAACATCGAAGCTAAAACTGTTGCTAAGTTCAAAGCTGGTGCCGATTTATCTGCTGCTGTTGCTACAGCTAATACACCTGTTGCTGCTGGTAAAAAGAAAAAATAA
- the panD gene encoding aspartate 1-decarboxylase — MLIEVFKSKIHRVRVTASDLNYIGSITIDEDLIEAAGLVVGERVYIVNVNNGERFDTYVIKGKRKSGEVCLNGPAARKVQRDDIIIIIAYAQMTPEEAQNFQPKIVFPDEKTNLLT; from the coding sequence ATGTTAATAGAAGTTTTTAAGTCTAAGATTCACAGGGTGAGAGTAACGGCTTCTGACCTTAATTATATTGGTAGTATCACGATAGATGAAGACCTTATTGAGGCTGCAGGTTTAGTAGTGGGAGAAAGAGTGTATATCGTAAATGTGAATAATGGTGAGCGTTTTGATACTTATGTCATTAAAGGAAAAAGAAAGTCTGGGGAAGTTTGTCTGAACGGTCCTGCGGCAAGAAAAGTCCAGAGAGATGACATTATTATTATCATTGCATATGCACAAATGACGCCTGAAGAAGCACAGAATTTTCAGCCAAAAATTGTTTTCCCGGATGAAAAGACAAATCTTTTGACGTAA
- a CDS encoding lysylphosphatidylglycerol synthase transmembrane domain-containing protein, whose product MEKKSKKPLKSILTIVISLAFAGFFLWIALKDFDYNSFQKSISKANYWWVLFAGCFGVLAYWFRAIRWNLMLEPMGYAISNSNSLWSISFGYLMNLTIPRSGEVVRATALYGVEKVPVDKSFGTIILERVVDLVCMIAFLGLTLIFKGEAIYSFYKNSGINFNPTKILIALGILVIGTVLFFVFKKRLANIAFLGKIINFIDGIFQGLTSIFKLKQKGKFILYTIGIWVSYYFAAYLVCFALPETSNFTFADGFLIIVVGTLGMIIPASGGIGAFNLAMKFGFMALFISMGKSSELGGEIGLTYSFISLPLQIIIMLTMGLISIPMLAKARNNITEKEITE is encoded by the coding sequence ATGGAGAAAAAATCAAAGAAACCTTTAAAATCAATACTGACAATAGTAATATCGCTTGCTTTTGCAGGCTTTTTTTTATGGATTGCCCTTAAAGATTTTGATTACAATTCATTTCAGAAATCCATATCGAAAGCCAATTATTGGTGGGTTTTATTTGCAGGATGTTTCGGAGTTCTGGCATATTGGTTCAGAGCAATCCGCTGGAATCTGATGCTGGAACCAATGGGGTATGCTATTTCTAATTCCAATTCACTTTGGTCGATATCTTTTGGGTATTTAATGAATCTTACGATTCCGAGAAGTGGAGAAGTGGTAAGAGCAACTGCTTTATATGGAGTGGAAAAAGTTCCTGTTGATAAATCTTTCGGAACAATTATCCTGGAAAGAGTGGTGGACTTGGTTTGTATGATTGCTTTTTTGGGACTGACCTTAATATTTAAAGGAGAAGCTATTTATTCTTTTTATAAAAATTCAGGAATTAATTTTAATCCGACTAAAATCTTAATTGCTTTAGGCATCTTAGTTATTGGAACAGTTTTATTTTTTGTGTTTAAAAAAAGACTGGCAAATATTGCTTTTTTAGGCAAAATTATCAATTTTATTGACGGGATTTTTCAAGGCCTAACATCCATATTTAAATTAAAACAAAAAGGAAAGTTTATCCTTTATACAATAGGAATCTGGGTTTCATATTATTTTGCAGCTTATCTGGTATGTTTTGCATTGCCTGAAACTTCAAATTTTACTTTTGCTGACGGGTTTTTAATCATCGTGGTTGGTACTTTAGGAATGATTATTCCTGCAAGTGGCGGAATCGGAGCTTTTAACCTTGCTATGAAATTTGGTTTTATGGCTTTATTTATTTCAATGGGAAAGAGCAGTGAATTGGGAGGTGAAATAGGTTTGACTTATTCTTTTATTTCATTACCATTACAGATTATTATCATGCTTACAATGGGGCTTATTTCAATTCCGATGTTGGCAAAAGCCAGAAATAATATTACAGAAAAAGAAATTACAGAGTAG
- a CDS encoding TerD family protein — MAINLQKGQRIDLGFTKMTIGLGWDPNDGTGYDFDLDASAIMIDADRKLVSEEYFVFYNNLNSPDGALTHTGDDPSGKNSDGDDDESIMVDLEKVDPRVEEILFVVTIEDFERRRQNFGQVRNSYIRIIDNLSHQEIAKYELDEDFSIETGIEFGRLYKRSGSWKFEASGIGYRADLGFFLEKYYKGQIIK, encoded by the coding sequence ATGGCAATTAATTTACAGAAAGGACAAAGAATTGATCTCGGATTTACAAAAATGACAATTGGTCTTGGCTGGGATCCGAATGACGGAACGGGATATGATTTTGACCTTGATGCTTCGGCAATCATGATCGATGCAGACAGAAAACTGGTGAGTGAAGAATATTTTGTTTTTTATAATAATCTGAATTCTCCAGACGGTGCTCTTACACATACGGGGGACGATCCCAGTGGAAAAAACAGCGATGGCGACGATGATGAATCAATTATGGTAGATCTTGAAAAAGTAGACCCGAGAGTTGAAGAAATTCTTTTTGTAGTTACTATTGAAGATTTTGAAAGAAGAAGACAGAATTTCGGACAGGTAAGAAACTCTTACATTAGAATTATTGATAATTTATCTCATCAGGAAATTGCAAAATATGAACTTGATGAAGATTTCTCCATCGAAACAGGAATAGAATTCGGAAGATTATACAAACGCAGCGGAAGCTGGAAATTTGAAGCTTCAGGAATCGGTTACAGAGCTGATTTAGGGTTTTTCCTTGAAAAATACTATAAAGGGCAAATTATCAAATAA
- a CDS encoding tetratricopeptide repeat protein — MNTITTRLENVKKLQAKRWENEDHWDTINDLLIKELDEILLIEPQNTAALINIGAIYSDMGENETALHYLKTALNLGSVDKNLFINLAIVMVYMEKHQEEYHEYLETAEDKIEDPLTFKAYFDPQSH; from the coding sequence ATGAATACGATAACAACAAGATTAGAAAACGTAAAAAAGCTCCAGGCAAAAAGATGGGAAAATGAAGATCACTGGGATACCATAAACGATCTTTTAATCAAAGAATTGGATGAAATTCTACTTATTGAACCTCAAAATACGGCTGCTTTAATCAATATCGGAGCAATTTATTCTGATATGGGAGAAAACGAAACGGCATTACACTATTTAAAAACAGCCTTAAACTTAGGTTCAGTAGATAAAAATCTGTTTATCAATCTGGCAATTGTAATGGTTTACATGGAGAAACATCAGGAAGAATACCATGAATATCTTGAAACAGCGGAAGATAAAATAGAGGATCCGCTTACTTTTAAGGCGTATTTTGATCCACAATCTCATTAA
- a CDS encoding carboxylesterase family protein, which translates to MLKRKISQISIILLLIFTINQAFGQKKEFRDTEVDSLTFLNNRKLLNSLNTDKFQKKIFEKNEINIPYRLLTPKNNSKNEKFPLVITFHNSTRIGNDNENQLEPFAKMWLRDEIYEKYPCYVVAPQFNKRSTNYETDKEGIQVSKPSNEVVALLKLVKDLKKEYPNIDKNRIYLIGYSMGGSTAQNLMNLQPDTFAAVVSVAAVPDLSNLNKIKGKNIWLIHGEKDNENPYIGSVELYHKLHTDQNLIFTTFTNLNHNNIVIPFLVTDEIPKWLFEKRR; encoded by the coding sequence ATGCTTAAAAGAAAAATTAGTCAAATTTCAATCATCCTTTTATTGATTTTTACCATCAATCAAGCTTTTGGACAAAAGAAAGAATTCCGGGATACAGAAGTGGACAGTCTTACCTTTTTGAATAATAGAAAATTATTAAACAGTTTAAATACCGATAAATTTCAAAAGAAAATATTTGAAAAAAATGAGATTAACATTCCATACAGACTTTTAACGCCTAAAAATAACAGTAAAAATGAAAAATTCCCGTTGGTGATTACCTTTCACAATTCTACAAGAATCGGAAATGATAATGAAAATCAGCTTGAGCCATTCGCTAAAATGTGGCTGCGGGATGAAATTTATGAAAAGTATCCTTGTTATGTCGTAGCGCCGCAATTCAATAAACGCTCCACAAATTATGAGACTGATAAAGAAGGAATTCAGGTTTCAAAACCATCCAACGAGGTTGTGGCTTTATTGAAATTGGTTAAAGATCTCAAAAAAGAATACCCGAATATTGATAAAAACAGAATTTATCTGATCGGGTATTCAATGGGCGGCTCCACTGCTCAAAATCTTATGAATTTGCAGCCTGATACATTTGCGGCCGTTGTTTCTGTTGCTGCCGTTCCGGATCTGTCGAATCTTAATAAAATTAAAGGAAAAAACATCTGGTTAATTCACGGAGAAAAGGATAATGAAAACCCATATATCGGCAGCGTTGAACTGTATCACAAACTTCATACTGACCAAAATTTGATTTTTACCACATTCACCAATCTTAATCATAACAATATTGTCATTCCGTTTTTGGTAACAGATGAAATTCCTAAATGGTTATTTGAAAAACGAAGGTAA
- a CDS encoding serine hydrolase domain-containing protein translates to MKTIFYTSFFLLLMISSQVFAQKKDYSFLTDSLKIEEQLEKYKLPGFSVVVFENYKIVYSKQFGVKSANSPEKIDENTAFSTASISKPITALLCYMLEEKGLLNLDDPIDNALKRWHLPKSKFTEKTNPTWRQFLNHTAGTTQDGFEDHYEGEKIPTLEESLMGKIPRYDKEIEFLFEPGTDWQYSGGGYTIIQMALEDKFKKPIAELAKKYIFAPLGLKNTTMIQPNEKGFLTNVALVHDKDGKVIKTGLPITPQVAPSGLWSTPKELAIITIEIQNALLNKNNKVISHNVAKKVTEVSALKNAVGGWSYGWQKSFAYNNYDWFACNGSNTGVGGNVMGTMKDGNGFSFLANGEKPNRFPVMERTQKTILKLMNWKGDFNNGETQEIPSGLKEKLIGTYDDFLYGQKMETKIVEKNNRLYIESMILDHFRSGNENELVYLKNGLFKLIDYPNLLKFEFTDGKASSVILQRDGLTHTISIINKVE, encoded by the coding sequence ATGAAAACTATTTTTTACACCAGCTTTTTTTTATTACTAATGATAAGCTCTCAGGTTTTTGCTCAGAAAAAAGATTACAGCTTTCTTACTGACAGTCTGAAAATCGAAGAACAATTGGAAAAATACAAACTTCCCGGATTCAGTGTGGTTGTTTTTGAAAATTACAAGATTGTCTATTCAAAACAATTTGGAGTAAAATCTGCAAATTCTCCGGAAAAAATTGATGAAAACACCGCTTTCTCTACAGCTTCTATTTCAAAACCAATCACAGCACTTCTTTGCTATATGTTGGAAGAAAAAGGATTACTCAATCTTGATGACCCGATTGATAATGCTCTAAAAAGATGGCATTTACCAAAAAGTAAATTCACAGAAAAGACCAACCCAACTTGGAGACAATTCCTGAATCATACAGCAGGAACAACTCAGGATGGTTTTGAAGACCATTATGAAGGCGAAAAAATTCCAACTCTGGAAGAAAGTTTAATGGGAAAAATACCGAGATATGATAAAGAAATCGAATTCCTTTTCGAGCCGGGAACCGATTGGCAATACAGCGGTGGCGGATACACAATCATCCAAATGGCTTTGGAAGACAAGTTTAAAAAGCCAATTGCTGAACTTGCAAAAAAATACATTTTCGCTCCGCTTGGTTTAAAAAACACGACGATGATTCAACCCAATGAAAAAGGATTTCTGACCAATGTAGCTTTGGTTCATGATAAAGACGGAAAAGTGATTAAAACAGGTTTGCCGATTACGCCACAAGTTGCACCGTCCGGACTTTGGTCAACTCCGAAAGAATTAGCAATCATTACCATCGAGATTCAAAATGCTTTGCTCAATAAAAACAACAAAGTGATTTCTCACAATGTGGCAAAAAAAGTGACAGAAGTTTCAGCTCTCAAAAATGCTGTCGGCGGTTGGAGTTACGGTTGGCAAAAATCTTTTGCTTACAACAATTATGATTGGTTTGCCTGCAATGGTTCCAACACCGGCGTTGGTGGGAATGTTATGGGTACAATGAAAGACGGGAACGGATTTTCATTTCTTGCCAACGGAGAAAAACCAAATCGTTTTCCTGTGATGGAACGAACACAGAAAACAATTCTGAAATTGATGAACTGGAAAGGAGATTTCAATAACGGGGAAACTCAGGAAATACCTTCAGGCTTAAAAGAAAAACTCATCGGAACGTACGACGATTTCCTGTACGGACAGAAAATGGAAACCAAAATCGTAGAAAAAAACAACCGTCTTTATATAGAATCTATGATTTTGGATCACTTTAGAAGTGGAAATGAAAACGAGTTGGTGTATTTGAAAAATGGCTTATTCAAATTAATTGACTATCCGAACTTATTGAAATTTGAGTTTACTGATGGGAAAGCAAGTTCAGTAATATTACAAAGAGATGGCTTGACTCACACAATTAGCATCATTAATAAAGTAGAATAA